From one Cyanobacterium stanieri PCC 7202 genomic stretch:
- a CDS encoding peptidase M16 domain protein (PFAM: Peptidase M16 inactive domain; Insulinase (Peptidase family M16)~COGs: COG0612 Zn-dependent peptidase~InterPro IPR011765:IPR007863:IPR001431~KEGG: cyh:Cyan8802_0921 peptidase M16 domain protein~PFAM: peptidase M16 domain protein~SPTR: Peptidase M16 domain protein) yields the protein MTLTAVKPTLRNIPTITKLSNGATIIAEQMPVDAVNFNVWFNIGSAVESNQINGMAHFLEHMIFKGSKKLLCGEFEKIVESRGALTNAATSQEYTHFYVTCSPENFADLAPLQLDLVLNSSLPDAEFVREKLVVLEEIRRANDNPRRLAFEKAMNICFPNLPYSRPILGTQASIEPLGREEMYNFHRYWYQPASMTVNAVGNLPVEDLTAIVAETMEHYSRGQEMVKTPFVSESPFEEIIREEYVDSALKQSRMIMMWRVPGLMSFEDTLALDVLAVVLGQGKLSRLFRSLREDKRLVKGISASNMTHQVQGVFYIGSQLSKDNLDQVEGQIVDHIKDIQDNGIAESELKRVCNLVANQFIFHSEKPSDRTNLYGYYYSQLGNLDLAFNYTDSLRSLTVDDIQRAAQKYLNINGYGIVRAIDA from the coding sequence ATGACTTTAACGGCAGTTAAACCAACACTACGTAATATTCCTACTATTACCAAATTATCTAACGGTGCAACCATCATCGCAGAACAAATGCCCGTAGATGCAGTTAACTTTAATGTTTGGTTTAACATTGGTTCGGCCGTGGAAAGTAACCAAATTAATGGCATGGCTCACTTTTTAGAACACATGATCTTTAAAGGGAGCAAAAAACTACTGTGTGGGGAATTTGAAAAAATTGTCGAATCTAGGGGCGCCCTCACTAATGCCGCCACCAGTCAAGAATATACCCATTTTTATGTCACCTGCTCCCCCGAAAACTTTGCTGATTTAGCACCTTTACAGCTAGACTTAGTTTTAAATAGTAGTCTGCCCGACGCAGAATTTGTCAGGGAAAAATTAGTTGTCCTAGAAGAAATCCGCCGTGCCAATGATAATCCTCGCCGTTTAGCCTTTGAAAAGGCGATGAATATCTGTTTCCCTAATCTGCCCTACAGTCGTCCGATTCTGGGTACACAAGCAAGTATAGAACCTTTGGGCAGAGAAGAAATGTACAATTTTCATCGCTATTGGTACCAACCCGCATCTATGACAGTTAATGCAGTGGGCAATCTACCCGTAGAAGATTTAACCGCCATTGTCGCCGAAACCATGGAACATTATTCCCGAGGGCAAGAAATGGTAAAAACTCCTTTTGTTTCCGAGTCTCCTTTTGAGGAAATCATTAGGGAGGAATATGTGGACTCTGCCCTCAAACAATCTCGAATGATTATGATGTGGCGTGTACCCGGCTTAATGAGTTTTGAGGATACCCTTGCCCTTGATGTTTTGGCGGTGGTTTTAGGGCAAGGTAAGTTATCTCGACTATTTCGTAGTCTGAGGGAAGACAAGAGATTGGTAAAAGGTATTTCGGCTAGTAATATGACTCATCAGGTGCAGGGTGTGTTTTATATTGGTAGTCAGTTATCAAAAGATAATTTAGATCAGGTGGAGGGGCAAATAGTTGATCATATTAAGGATATTCAGGATAATGGCATTGCTGAATCTGAGTTAAAAAGGGTTTGTAACTTGGTGGCAAATCAGTTTATTTTTCATAGTGAGAAACCGAGCGATCGCACCAATCTTTATGGTTATTATTATTCTCAATTAGGAAATTTAGATTTAGCCTTTAACTATACAGATAGTTTACGTAGTTTAACAGTTGATGACATTCAAAGGGCAGCCCAAAAATATCTCAATATCAATGGTTATGGTATTGTCCGAGCCATAGATGCCTAA
- a CDS encoding ABC-3 protein (PFAM: ABC 3 transport family~COGs: COG1108 ABC-type Mn2+/Zn2+ transport systems permease components~InterPro IPR001626~KEGG: cyc:PCC7424_2550 ABC-3 protein~PFAM: ABC-3 protein~SPTR: ABC-3 protein) — translation MDFLIEPLQYGFMQRSLIVAVVVGIICAVVGTYLMVQRLALLGDAISHSVLPGLAIAFIFDWNIFTGAFIAGLLSTILINVIRNNSQIKEDAAMGIVFSAFFALGITLITVVQKDNKIDLNHFLFGNILSVSVTEVRDTIAIALFILFIVILFYKELLFYTFDKLGAQSVGLPVYWLDFSLMILIGLTIVASLKAVGVILVLSLLITPSATAYLLVTRLHQVMLVGVLVGVVSSISGMYISFYYNIPSGPAIVLVATFLFFLSFLFSPSQGIFTNLFKPKLNNIVNN, via the coding sequence ATGGATTTTTTGATTGAGCCTTTACAATACGGTTTTATGCAACGCTCGTTAATTGTGGCGGTGGTGGTGGGTATCATTTGTGCCGTGGTGGGTACTTATTTGATGGTGCAACGGTTAGCCCTTTTGGGGGATGCCATCAGTCATTCTGTACTACCCGGCTTGGCGATCGCCTTTATTTTTGACTGGAATATTTTTACAGGGGCATTTATCGCAGGATTATTGAGTACAATTTTAATAAATGTGATTAGAAATAACTCTCAAATCAAGGAAGATGCAGCCATGGGCATTGTTTTTTCTGCCTTTTTTGCTTTGGGAATTACCCTCATTACCGTTGTCCAAAAAGACAATAAAATTGACCTCAATCACTTTCTTTTTGGCAACATTTTAAGTGTTAGTGTCACTGAGGTTCGGGATACCATTGCGATCGCCCTTTTTATCCTCTTTATAGTAATCTTGTTCTACAAAGAATTATTATTTTACACCTTCGACAAACTAGGGGCGCAATCTGTGGGTTTACCCGTATATTGGCTTGATTTTAGCCTAATGATCCTCATTGGCTTGACCATAGTTGCCAGTTTAAAAGCAGTGGGCGTTATTCTCGTCCTATCTTTGCTCATTACCCCTTCTGCCACCGCCTATTTATTAGTAACAAGACTCCATCAAGTAATGTTAGTGGGGGTACTCGTGGGAGTAGTTTCTAGTATTAGCGGAATGTATATCAGTTTTTATTATAATATTCCTTCTGGTCCTGCCATAGTTTTAGTGGCGACTTTTTTATTCTTTTTGTCCTTCTTATTTAGCCCCTCACAAGGGATATTTACTAACTTGTTTAAACCTAAGTTAAACAACATAGTTAATAATTAA
- a CDS encoding FHA domain containing protein (PFAM: FHA domain~COGs: COG1716 FOG: FHA domain~InterPro IPR000253~KEGG: mar:MAE_11260 FHA domain-containing protein~PFAM: Forkhead-associated protein~SMART: Forkhead-associated protein~SPTR: FHA domain containing protein), with translation MITCSNCQHENPDGATVCELCFAPISSGDMTATKCPNCNADVPPNATFCGECGFSLSGVHEAEIVDSLSAEDLEAEIASYSSSPTPTAGAATTVDNPPAKQETLLQVPSATLLHVQTNTTIELTVDLPVIHIGKANETIPPDIDVSGFPNSQIVSRIHADIRQDNGSYFLEDTGSSNGTYVNHIPLPKGNRHRLSNGDRIALGKEDKVTFIFQIS, from the coding sequence ATGATTACTTGTTCTAATTGCCAACATGAAAACCCTGACGGGGCGACAGTTTGTGAACTTTGTTTCGCCCCCATCAGTAGTGGTGATATGACGGCGACAAAATGCCCTAACTGCAATGCTGATGTACCACCAAATGCTACTTTTTGTGGTGAATGTGGTTTTAGTCTCAGTGGTGTTCATGAGGCAGAAATAGTTGATAGTTTAAGCGCTGAAGATTTAGAGGCAGAAATAGCCAGTTACTCTTCCTCCCCAACCCCCACCGCAGGGGCGGCTACCACGGTGGACAATCCCCCCGCCAAACAAGAAACTTTGTTACAGGTACCCTCCGCAACTTTGCTCCATGTACAAACCAATACAACCATCGAATTAACAGTCGATTTACCCGTTATCCATATTGGTAAAGCTAACGAAACAATTCCCCCTGACATTGATGTTTCAGGATTTCCCAACTCTCAAATCGTCTCCCGCATTCATGCTGATATTCGGCAGGACAATGGCTCTTATTTTCTTGAGGATACAGGAAGTTCCAACGGTACCTATGTTAATCACATTCCTTTACCAAAGGGTAATCGTCATCGCTTGAGTAATGGCGATCGCATCGCCCTCGGTAAAGAAGATAAAGTAACTTTCATATTTCAAATAAGTTAA
- a CDS encoding hypothetical protein (KEGG: ava:Ava_3212 hypothetical protein~SPTR: Putative uncharacterized protein), producing the protein MNNPHNVPDKYKSMDWYAIACKVRAKYEKLKENNHNLEKSLLGYQKEIEVKERVIYEQNQELEVFQENVNKLYHQIEEDKAKIREQKLLMEKLAQELKDSQIQRGALERECSLLQENYNQLQYQIKEKEKENKELNIRLQRQQRSTLEYKAALDQYLESPVAQKPKIIQSDKTTIKSWSEVTNPKNSSEQTNINQLSNFAIAPVPNFVNIPLVNEDKKKVEKEEIKPSQELEKKEEKPLDNEIKEEEINEKKKQENIQKKIKTINLLSDIKPSKDESNKNKEDQKIIIDLPDFFKNKREE; encoded by the coding sequence ATGAATAACCCCCATAATGTCCCTGATAAATATAAGAGTATGGATTGGTATGCGATCGCCTGTAAGGTGAGAGCTAAGTATGAAAAGTTAAAGGAAAATAATCATAATTTAGAAAAATCGTTGTTGGGTTATCAAAAGGAAATTGAAGTAAAGGAAAGGGTTATTTATGAACAAAATCAAGAGTTAGAAGTTTTCCAAGAAAATGTTAATAAACTTTACCATCAAATAGAGGAAGATAAGGCAAAAATTAGGGAGCAAAAGTTACTGATGGAAAAGTTAGCCCAGGAATTAAAGGATTCTCAAATTCAACGGGGTGCTTTGGAAAGGGAATGCTCTTTGTTACAGGAAAATTATAATCAGTTACAGTATCAGATAAAGGAAAAGGAGAAGGAGAATAAGGAATTAAATATTAGGTTACAAAGGCAGCAGAGATCTACTTTGGAGTATAAAGCGGCTTTGGATCAATATTTGGAGTCTCCTGTGGCACAAAAGCCCAAAATAATTCAATCTGATAAGACTACCATCAAGTCTTGGTCTGAGGTTACTAATCCTAAAAATAGTTCTGAGCAAACTAATATTAATCAATTGTCTAACTTTGCGATCGCCCCTGTACCTAATTTTGTTAATATTCCTTTAGTTAATGAAGATAAAAAGAAGGTAGAAAAAGAAGAAATAAAACCTTCTCAAGAGTTAGAAAAAAAAGAAGAAAAACCTCTTGACAATGAAATAAAAGAGGAAGAAATAAATGAAAAAAAGAAACAGGAAAATATCCAAAAAAAGATAAAAACTATTAATTTATTATCCGATATAAAACCATCTAAGGATGAATCCAATAAAAATAAGGAGGACCAAAAAATTATTATTGATTTACCTGATTTTTTTAAAAATAAGCGTGAGGAATAG
- a CDS encoding hypothetical protein (TIGRFAM: conserved hypothetical protein~COGs: COG4370 conserved hypothetical protein~InterPro IPR019994~KEGG: mar:MAE_26670 hypothetical protein~SPTR: Similar to tr|P73167|P73167;~TIGRFAM: conserved hypothetical protein): MKKILFISNGHGEDLNGSLIAEALNKIDSDLMVDAFPIVGQGKSYLRRGFRIVAPTLTMPSGGMFYLNPGNFIKDLGAGLLGLTFRQIFTFFKLRNKYDIFVAIGDIVPLLFCFLIRKKFVIFLVAYSSYYEGKLGLPLFSRFLLNSSLCLGVFTKDNFTARDLQKQGIKKVTCYGYPIMDALKFDSDRLSYDYLGNAINNDSEVLMVALLPGSRLPEAVNNLELQIQVCERLIHLSSKSWRFCGALVTDIIYSDVADIAKKLGWNFYFPNEFKKGEKKDYISLKEKPDKLILTKKIKEKNVIIELFYNTFAEILIKSDVILGMAGTAVEQGVGLGKPVVQIIGDGPQFTYRFAEAQMRYLGPNIRTVTEYDDLDLMFSQGAREIMEIVEDEQYLADCRENGLERIGSAGASKAIAHHIYHGNNS; encoded by the coding sequence ATGAAAAAAATTTTATTTATTAGTAATGGTCATGGAGAAGATTTGAATGGTAGTTTAATTGCCGAGGCTTTAAACAAAATTGATTCTGATTTAATGGTGGATGCTTTTCCTATTGTGGGGCAAGGAAAAAGTTATCTTCGCAGAGGTTTTCGGATTGTGGCTCCTACTTTGACCATGCCATCAGGGGGAATGTTTTATCTGAATCCGGGGAATTTTATTAAGGATTTGGGGGCAGGATTGTTAGGTTTAACTTTTAGACAAATTTTCACTTTTTTTAAACTTAGAAATAAATATGATATATTTGTGGCAATTGGTGATATTGTTCCTCTTTTATTCTGTTTTTTGATTAGAAAAAAATTTGTCATTTTTTTAGTGGCTTACTCTAGCTATTATGAAGGTAAATTAGGTTTACCTTTATTCAGTCGTTTTTTGCTCAACTCTTCTCTTTGTTTAGGAGTCTTTACCAAGGATAATTTTACGGCGAGGGATTTACAAAAACAGGGCATAAAAAAGGTGACTTGTTATGGTTATCCTATTATGGATGCTCTTAAATTTGATTCTGACCGCTTGAGCTATGATTATTTGGGTAATGCCATTAATAATGATTCTGAGGTGTTAATGGTGGCACTGTTACCGGGTAGTCGTTTACCTGAAGCAGTTAATAATTTAGAGCTACAAATTCAAGTTTGTGAAAGATTAATTCATTTGTCGTCAAAATCATGGCGTTTTTGTGGGGCTTTGGTGACGGATATTATTTATAGTGATGTGGCTGATATTGCTAAAAAGTTAGGTTGGAATTTTTATTTTCCTAATGAGTTTAAAAAGGGTGAAAAAAAAGATTATATTTCTTTGAAAGAAAAGCCTGATAAGTTAATTTTAACTAAAAAAATAAAAGAAAAAAATGTTATAATTGAGTTGTTTTATAACACTTTTGCAGAAATTTTGATTAAAAGTGATGTAATTTTGGGTATGGCCGGAACTGCAGTAGAGCAAGGGGTAGGCTTGGGTAAGCCCGTAGTACAAATTATCGGGGATGGCCCTCAATTTACTTATCGTTTTGCGGAGGCTCAAATGCGTTATTTAGGCCCTAATATTCGCACGGTTACTGAATATGATGATTTGGATTTGATGTTTAGTCAGGGGGCAAGGGAAATTATGGAAATTGTTGAAGATGAACAATATTTGGCGGATTGTCGTGAGAATGGTTTGGAAAGGATTGGCTCTGCGGGGGCTTCAAAGGCGATCGCCCATCACATTTATCATGGTAATAATTCATGA
- a CDS encoding hypothetical protein (KEGG: cyn:Cyan7425_1750 hypothetical protein~SPTR: Putative uncharacterized protein) has product MNLKPNIPPSSKEDVSDYVAHLQLHMSLQSRNLLPSMNKIKDNNHNFVYETQATIEKFTSRELG; this is encoded by the coding sequence ATGAACTTAAAACCAAATATTCCCCCTTCTTCCAAGGAAGATGTAAGTGATTATGTTGCTCATTTACAGCTACACATGAGCCTCCAATCTCGCAACCTTCTTCCTAGCATGAACAAGATCAAGGATAACAATCATAATTTTGTCTATGAAACTCAAGCCACCATCGAGAAATTTACCTCTCGTGAGTTGGGCTAA
- a CDS encoding ribonucleotide reductase (PFAM: Ribonucleotide reductase, small chain~COGs: COG0208 Ribonucleotide reductase beta subunit~InterPro IPR000358~KEGG: syn:slr0591 hypothetical protein~PFAM: ribonucleotide reductase~SPTR: Slr0591 protein), translated as MVASAPNNNQRMPLTPIFNPGGDDRIENRSVWFGNTTNLMQLNDVRYSWAIGLYQQMRENFWIPQKLDITQDVTDYWNLTPEERRAFEGILSYLTFLDSVQTCNIPHLKSSITAPEISLCMAEQISQEGMHNHAYQYMIETIIPSDKRDQVYDFWRTDKVLSARCEFIAGYYQKYIDNPTKENYFIALLSDYLLEGLYFYNGFIFFYNLAARMLMPGSADIFKMINRDELSHVRLYQRLIPEAMNTFNYSLDQIYEMFDTAVKHECRWTNHIVGNNILGITESSTERYTKYLANIRLRAIGLEPLYTDAKYAKSPYTHLEKFSDTKKEGSTKANFFEASVTSYMMSSGVTGWDEI; from the coding sequence ATGGTAGCAAGCGCACCGAATAATAATCAAAGAATGCCCCTCACCCCAATTTTTAATCCGGGGGGTGACGATAGAATTGAAAATCGTAGTGTTTGGTTTGGCAATACCACCAACCTTATGCAACTCAACGATGTTCGTTATTCTTGGGCCATTGGTTTATATCAACAAATGAGGGAAAATTTTTGGATCCCGCAAAAACTAGACATTACCCAAGACGTTACCGATTATTGGAATTTAACCCCAGAAGAAAGACGTGCATTTGAAGGTATTTTATCTTATTTAACCTTCCTTGATTCTGTACAAACTTGTAATATTCCTCACCTAAAAAGTTCTATTACAGCCCCAGAAATTAGCCTCTGTATGGCAGAACAAATTTCTCAGGAGGGGATGCACAATCACGCCTATCAATACATGATTGAAACCATTATCCCTAGTGATAAAAGAGATCAAGTTTATGATTTTTGGCGTACGGATAAAGTGCTTTCTGCCCGTTGTGAATTTATCGCTGGTTATTATCAAAAATACATTGATAATCCTACCAAAGAAAACTATTTTATCGCCCTTTTAAGTGATTATTTATTAGAGGGTTTATATTTTTATAACGGGTTTATTTTCTTCTACAATTTAGCCGCTAGGATGTTAATGCCCGGTTCAGCGGATATTTTCAAGATGATTAACCGTGACGAATTAAGCCACGTTCGATTATACCAAAGATTAATCCCCGAGGCGATGAACACTTTTAATTATTCCCTCGACCAAATTTATGAAATGTTTGATACCGCAGTGAAACATGAATGTCGTTGGACTAATCATATTGTCGGTAACAACATCCTCGGTATTACCGAATCTAGCACTGAACGTTATACCAAATATCTTGCTAATATTAGATTAAGGGCGATCGGTTTAGAACCTCTTTACACCGATGCCAAGTATGCTAAGAGTCCTTATACTCATTTAGAGAAGTTTTCTGACACCAAAAAAGAAGGTAGCACCAAGGCAAACTTTTTTGAAGCCAGTGTAACCAGTTATATGATGTCTTCTGGCGTAACTGGTTGGGATGAAATTTAG
- a CDS encoding RecB family nuclease, putative (PFAM: Domain of unknown function(DUF2779)~TIGRFAM: RecB family nuclease, putative, TM0106 family~COGs: COG2251 nuclease (RecB family)~InterPro IPR019993~KEGG: cyc:PCC7424_0336 hypothetical protein~SPTR: Putative uncharacterized protein;~TIGRFAM: RecB family nuclease, putative) — MLITDDTLLQYKRCKRKAFLNFHYEGEKPPERDFVNKLKQERILHTQKVIEHNNWQIEHPIFSTTSNSYIESTLDLMNQGVDCIYNGQLSYQMEGKYHNLVFETSPTLLIKQNIPSRFGNWSYITVNTHLGKNHKPEYKLVAAFQAWVLGSNQGLMPTHADFIVRSFKRYSVNLGIWLPRVQEVIDDCQRLFMNEDAPEVFISRQKCGLCEWYSECHSLALRQNHPSLIPGITPRKYDILKQKGVGSFDKLIDLSFAELNQIFEHDGGGILFKQIQSLKSNSPVLKRDTVNIIPSSNIELYFDIEAEPDRQTDYLLGVLLVDNSQKIKKYYSFLAETLEGEKDIWLSFLEFINGYPDSFIYHFSGYEVETIKRLASIYKTPNSLIQPLLKRFIDVHKFVTQNYLLPIESYSLKSLGKWLNFQWRIPPDYDANNLGGDQCVVWYDKWLNTGDRTYLGYILMYNEDDCQATFAVKNWLVKQQKS; from the coding sequence ATGCTCATAACTGATGATACTCTGCTTCAATATAAGAGGTGTAAACGCAAGGCTTTTCTAAATTTTCACTATGAGGGTGAAAAACCACCAGAAAGAGATTTTGTTAATAAACTCAAGCAGGAAAGAATCCTCCACACTCAAAAGGTTATAGAGCATAATAATTGGCAGATTGAGCATCCTATTTTTTCGACGACAAGTAACTCTTACATCGAGTCAACCTTGGATTTGATGAATCAGGGGGTTGATTGTATTTATAATGGACAACTTAGCTATCAGATGGAGGGAAAATATCACAATCTTGTTTTTGAAACCAGCCCCACATTACTAATAAAACAAAATATTCCCTCTCGTTTCGGAAATTGGAGTTACATAACAGTCAATACTCATTTAGGCAAAAATCATAAACCAGAATATAAACTGGTGGCAGCTTTTCAGGCATGGGTATTGGGAAGCAATCAGGGATTGATGCCTACCCATGCAGATTTTATTGTCAGGAGTTTTAAGAGATATAGCGTCAACTTGGGCATTTGGTTGCCAAGGGTGCAGGAAGTGATTGATGATTGTCAAAGATTATTTATGAATGAGGATGCCCCCGAGGTGTTTATTTCTCGTCAAAAATGCGGTTTGTGTGAGTGGTATAGTGAGTGTCATAGTCTTGCCCTAAGACAAAATCATCCATCTTTAATACCGGGTATTACTCCTCGAAAATACGATATTCTAAAACAAAAAGGTGTGGGGAGTTTTGATAAACTTATTGATTTATCTTTCGCTGAATTAAATCAAATATTTGAGCATGATGGGGGAGGGATTCTTTTTAAGCAAATTCAGTCGTTAAAATCTAATAGCCCTGTTTTAAAAAGAGATACTGTTAATATAATTCCTAGTAGTAATATTGAGCTTTATTTTGATATAGAGGCAGAGCCAGATCGACAAACTGATTATTTACTAGGGGTTTTGTTGGTTGATAATAGTCAAAAAATCAAAAAATATTATAGTTTTTTAGCCGAAACTTTGGAGGGAGAAAAAGATATATGGTTAAGTTTTCTTGAGTTTATCAATGGTTATCCTGATAGTTTTATTTATCATTTTTCGGGATATGAGGTGGAAACTATTAAAAGATTAGCTAGTATTTATAAAACTCCTAATAGTTTGATTCAGCCATTGTTAAAAAGATTTATTGATGTTCATAAATTTGTCACTCAAAATTATCTTTTACCTATCGAAAGTTATTCTTTGAAATCTTTGGGTAAATGGTTAAATTTTCAATGGCGCATCCCCCCTGATTATGATGCTAATAATTTAGGGGGAGATCAATGTGTGGTTTGGTATGATAAATGGTTAAATACGGGCGATCGCACTTATTTAGGTTATATTTTGATGTATAACGAAGATGACTGTCAGGCAACCTTTGCCGTAAAAAACTGGTTAGTAAAACAACAAAAAAGCTAG
- a CDS encoding glutamate 5-kinase (PFAM: PUA domain; Amino acid kinase family~TIGRFAM: glutamate 5-kinase~COGs: COG0263 Glutamate 5-kinase~InterProIPR005715:IPR011529:IPR001048:IPR002478:IPR 019797:IPR001057~KEGG: cyh:Cyan8802_1015 glutamate 5-kinase~PFAM: aspartate/glutamate/uridylate kinase; PUA domain containing protein~SMART: PUA domain containing protein~SPTR: Glutamate 5-kinase;~TIGRFAM: glutamate 5-kinase), translating to MNQIIVIKIGTSSLTVPDTGSLALSTIATLVETLTNLRQQGYQVILVSSGAVGVGCGRLGISKRPQTLHQKQAIAAVGQGRLIRIYDDLFNNLGQPIAQILLTRHDFKERSSYVNANNTLQALLDLGVIPVVNENDTVATDELKFGDNDTLSALVASLVGADWLFLLTDVDKLYSADPRLVPSATPIDLVASDELSNLDISVGGSGTSWGTGGMVTKITAARIATGAGVTTVITNGKKPSNIIKILAGRAIGTRFEPQPRPENARKRWIANGLVSKGKIYLDDGALKAISEQGKSLLSAGIIAVEGDFYSADAVDLYSQDNLKIARGIVNYSSNELQLIKGKKSHNINDILGYEGAETVIHRDNLVIIN from the coding sequence ATGAATCAAATTATCGTTATCAAAATAGGTACTTCTAGTTTAACTGTTCCCGACACAGGCAGTCTGGCCCTCTCCACCATTGCCACCCTTGTGGAAACCCTAACCAACTTAAGACAACAAGGTTATCAGGTAATTCTTGTTTCCTCGGGCGCCGTAGGAGTTGGTTGTGGCAGATTGGGTATTAGTAAACGCCCTCAAACTTTGCATCAAAAACAAGCCATTGCCGCCGTAGGACAAGGACGTTTAATTCGTATCTATGATGACTTATTTAACAATTTAGGACAACCCATTGCCCAAATTCTTCTTACCCGTCACGATTTTAAGGAAAGAAGTAGTTACGTCAATGCGAATAACACCCTCCAGGCATTGTTGGATTTGGGGGTTATTCCTGTGGTTAATGAAAATGATACGGTGGCAACGGATGAGTTAAAATTTGGTGATAATGACACCCTCTCGGCTTTGGTAGCTAGTTTGGTGGGGGCAGACTGGTTGTTTTTATTGACCGATGTTGATAAATTATACTCTGCGGATCCTCGTTTAGTTCCTTCTGCGACTCCTATTGATTTGGTGGCTAGTGATGAGTTATCCAATTTAGATATTAGTGTGGGGGGTAGTGGTACGAGTTGGGGTACAGGGGGAATGGTGACAAAAATTACGGCGGCACGTATCGCTACGGGTGCAGGGGTTACCACGGTGATTACCAATGGTAAGAAGCCTAGTAATATCATTAAAATTTTAGCAGGAAGGGCGATCGGGACAAGATTTGAACCCCAGCCCCGTCCTGAAAATGCCCGTAAGAGATGGATTGCCAATGGCTTGGTTTCTAAAGGGAAAATATATCTGGATGATGGCGCCCTCAAAGCTATTTCTGAACAGGGAAAATCTCTCTTGTCCGCTGGAATTATTGCTGTGGAGGGAGATTTTTATAGTGCCGATGCGGTAGATTTATATTCTCAGGATAATTTAAAAATAGCAAGGGGTATTGTTAATTATAGTAGTAATGAGTTGCAGTTAATTAAGGGTAAAAAGTCACATAATATTAATGACATACTTGGTTATGAAGGGGCAGAAACGGTAATTCATCGAGATAATTTGGTAATTATTAATTAG